A single window of Nicotiana sylvestris chromosome 5, ASM39365v2, whole genome shotgun sequence DNA harbors:
- the LOC138868889 gene encoding uncharacterized protein has product MSRICRFPKKWNMNLVAVMPEEIPDLRQWVEGLVSQKSYSEHAWMELSKGQWEARNQGYGNEAPSAEEHALLSSSAPKQGKEKKRKEVPISPSREKKRPARSPHKRKGNVIRASVLHHEAFLQVREERKVEVQGLTKKCDSYKLLSEKLQEDLKEVIQEELELDESQLRTAKENALVQEKKVEKLESHSANLTKELEVARSEAVAANIKAQANATQYKVDVEATLAQAKSMVDHAKWQALKKALEGARDQSFNTSTEIEVARAEETKARRLDFPEEDSEDLSEFDGGEDSEGEDTSTDKDCAA; this is encoded by the exons ATGTCGAGGATATGTCGTTTCCCAAAAAAATGGAACATGAACC TTGTGGCCGTCATGCCGGAAGAGATCCCCGACCTGAGGCAATGGGTCGAGGGCTTAGTATCGCAAAAGTCTTACTCCGAGCATGCTTGGATGGAGTTATCAAAGGGTCAATGGGAGGCCCGCAACCAAG GATATGGCAATGAGGCTCCCTCTGCTGAAGAACACGCACTTCTTTCATCATCAGCCCCGAAGCAGggcaaagagaagaaaagaaaagaggttCCAATCTCTCCAAGCCGGGAAAAGAAAAGACCGGCGAGGAGTCCCCATAAGCGTAAGGGGAACGTCATCCGT GCTTCGGTGTTGCATCATGAGGCATTTCTTCAGGTCCGAGAAGAGCGCAAGGTTGAGGTTCAGGGCCTTACTAAGAAATGTGATTCCTACAAGCTTCTTAGTGAGAAGCTTCAGGAAGACTTG AAGGAGGTCATCCAAGAAGAGCTAGAATTGGATGAGTCTCAACTTCGGACTGCAAAGGAGAATGCCTTGGTTCAGGAAAAGAAGGTCGAGAAGCTTGAATCCCATTCAGCCAACTTGACCAAAGAACTTGAGGTGGCCAGGTCTGAGGCGGTCGCGGCCAATATTAAGGCTCAGGCTAATGCGACCCAATATAAAGTCGATGTTGAAGCCACCCTAGCACAAGCCAAGAGCATGGTGGATCATGCAAAGTGGCAGGCTCTAAAGAAGGCCCTTGAGGGGGCCCGTGATCAAAGCTTCAATACATCTACTGAAATCGAGGTTGCCAGGGCAGAGGAAACAAAGGCTCGGAGGCTAGATTTTCCCGAGGAAGACTCTGAGGACTTGAGTGAATTTGACGGTGGAGAGGATTCTGAGGGTGAAGATACTTCTACCGATAAGGATTGTGCTGCTTAA